From a region of the Gammaproteobacteria bacterium genome:
- a CDS encoding hypothetical protein (Evidence 5 : Unknown function), with product MDLSILMNGTTSTRLLQFWLGVLVLFVAVWLFPMSNRITRATGLVLFVVVWFGFIALCWWHRVLRFSLFSVTLLSGGFLALPGRNLPAVDSLRTDYVAGLRRYDGVTYYWGGESPIGIDCSGLIRRGLIDSLFFRGVRTFDPGLVRRAFSLWWYDTTAHALGQQHNGLTVHLLDTSSVNQLDHSKVLPGARL from the coding sequence TTGGATTTATCAATTCTCATGAACGGAACCACATCAACGCGACTGCTACAATTCTGGCTAGGCGTACTGGTGCTATTCGTCGCGGTATGGCTCTTTCCCATGAGCAATCGCATCACACGAGCGACGGGCCTTGTGCTATTTGTCGTTGTCTGGTTTGGGTTCATCGCGTTGTGCTGGTGGCATCGCGTTCTCCGTTTCTCCCTGTTCAGCGTCACGCTTTTGTCCGGCGGCTTTCTAGCCTTACCCGGACGCAACTTGCCTGCTGTCGATTCGCTTCGCACCGATTATGTTGCAGGGCTTCGTCGCTATGACGGCGTGACCTACTACTGGGGCGGCGAGAGTCCAATTGGCATTGATTGCTCTGGCCTTATTCGACGTGGCCTCATTGATTCACTCTTTTTCCGTGGCGTTCGCACATTCGACCCTGGCCTCGTCCGTCGCGCTTTCTCGCTATGGTGGTACGACACCACGGCACACGCACTCGGCCAGCAGCATAACGGACTTACCGTGCATCTACTCGACACGTCCAGTGTCAACCAGCTCGATCACTCAAAGGTTCTTCCAGGAGCTAGACTCTAG
- a CDS encoding GDP-L-fucose synthase, with amino-acid sequence MIKQKIVDSFIGKNALVTGGTGMIGREVVRILCAAGANVRIVSLDHLTVHENAEHIYGDLRDFSFCKEITCDMDFVFHLAGIKGSVEITKARPASTFVPFLMMNTNVLEAARLNGAKKVVYTSTIGTYGSAEIFKEDEYDLLTQPMDMFPGWAKRMAELQCQAYQQQYGFDHFAVVRPCNIYGPGDNFDPENAMVIPSLMWRIANGEDPVQIWGDGAAVRDFLYATDAAEGVILALYHGTRGSFINLGSGQGYTIRELVKTLNSFIPFNYIFDTSKPSGFPRRVMDMTRARAWIDFEPTTSLRSGLETTWNWFTVNREEYLQRKNYWTETSLH; translated from the coding sequence ATGATAAAACAGAAAATAGTAGATAGCTTTATCGGCAAAAACGCTCTCGTTACTGGTGGTACTGGAATGATTGGCCGTGAAGTCGTTCGCATCCTTTGCGCTGCTGGTGCAAATGTGCGTATCGTATCCCTCGATCATCTCACGGTCCATGAAAACGCTGAACATATTTATGGTGATTTACGCGATTTTTCCTTTTGCAAGGAAATAACCTGTGATATGGATTTTGTATTTCACCTCGCAGGTATTAAAGGCTCTGTTGAGATTACCAAGGCACGACCAGCAAGTACCTTTGTTCCTTTTTTAATGATGAATACGAACGTTTTGGAAGCCGCTCGTTTGAATGGCGCAAAAAAGGTAGTATACACCAGTACGATTGGAACTTATGGCAGCGCCGAAATTTTCAAGGAAGATGAATATGATTTATTAACGCAACCAATGGATATGTTTCCTGGCTGGGCTAAACGAATGGCGGAATTGCAATGTCAGGCTTATCAACAACAATACGGTTTTGATCACTTTGCTGTGGTTCGCCCTTGCAACATTTACGGTCCGGGCGATAACTTCGATCCCGAGAACGCCATGGTCATTCCTTCATTGATGTGGCGCATCGCCAACGGTGAAGATCCTGTTCAAATTTGGGGAGATGGTGCAGCGGTTCGAGACTTTCTTTATGCAACCGACGCAGCGGAAGGCGTAATTCTTGCCTTATACCACGGAACACGAGGATCCTTTATTAATTTAGGCAGCGGTCAGGGATACACCATCCGTGAGTTGGTCAAAACATTAAATAGCTTTATTCCATTTAATTATATTTTTGATACGTCGAAGCCGTCGGGTTTTCCGCGTCGTGTTATGGATATGACCCGTGCTCGTGCGTGGATAGATTTTGAGCCAACAACTTCTCTGCGTAGCGGACTAGAAACGACATGGAATTGGTTTACTGTTAATCGTGAAGAATACCTGCAGCGTAAGAATTATTGGACGGAAACATCACTACATTGA
- a CDS encoding hypothetical protein (Evidence 5 : Unknown function), protein MQGSELDLLMAAPRTLQERTVAIISEVSFVEIYENQPRFSDLEQFLRKAGFSFYGFMETQGWSQKYIDKCKIIGRERLCFGDAVFFKDPKDTVTNLSGIRQYAMLYLCALLLGYYDFAVELAVDGDFSVEETARLIRLAQRVGEKTGEATIQEIQELLSRMNADPTQANLQLCSFINKYRHFADVADAALPRRIPVPHARASSLSNNNV, encoded by the coding sequence GTGCAAGGATCGGAATTAGATTTATTGATGGCAGCACCACGCACATTACAAGAACGTACCGTGGCCATTATTTCTGAAGTTTCTTTCGTGGAAATTTATGAGAATCAACCGCGCTTTTCAGATTTAGAACAATTCTTGAGAAAAGCTGGTTTTTCCTTTTATGGATTCATGGAAACTCAAGGTTGGTCACAAAAATATATTGATAAATGTAAAATAATTGGAAGAGAAAGACTATGTTTTGGTGATGCGGTCTTTTTCAAAGATCCTAAAGATACAGTAACGAATTTATCTGGAATTCGTCAATATGCCATGTTGTATCTTTGCGCCTTATTACTTGGATATTACGACTTTGCTGTTGAACTTGCTGTTGATGGAGATTTTTCTGTTGAGGAGACAGCGAGACTTATACGTTTAGCACAACGTGTCGGAGAAAAAACTGGAGAAGCTACTATTCAAGAAATACAAGAATTATTATCTCGCATGAATGCTGATCCGACTCAGGCAAATTTGCAATTATGTAGCTTCATCAATAAGTATCGCCATTTCGCAGACGTTGCGGATGCGGCGTTACCACGCAGAATTCCGGTTCCTCATGCTCGCGCTAGTTCTTTATCAAATAATAATGTCTAA
- a CDS encoding hypothetical protein (Evidence 5 : Unknown function), giving the protein MATDVEEKNQCHFLNDPDFQASHIFAELQSAPLGFIDIGSRGGVRNFVNAIAQFAAVLAFEPDPQGIMELNDSLADRYGFAVVENIAVGGFRGRGELNLYAHGVNHSLLKASHVFRDRYRVSSLEYKGSLSVEVDTLDAILFEY; this is encoded by the coding sequence TTGGCGACCGATGTAGAGGAAAAGAATCAATGTCATTTCCTAAATGATCCTGATTTTCAAGCTAGTCACATATTTGCTGAACTACAATCGGCTCCTCTTGGCTTCATAGATATTGGTTCTCGTGGTGGGGTGAGAAATTTCGTCAATGCAATTGCTCAATTTGCGGCTGTACTCGCTTTTGAACCGGATCCTCAAGGAATTATGGAATTAAATGATTCTTTGGCTGATCGTTATGGTTTTGCGGTGGTTGAAAATATCGCTGTTGGTGGTTTTCGAGGCCGTGGCGAATTAAATCTTTATGCTCACGGTGTCAACCATTCCTTGCTCAAGGCCAGTCACGTATTTCGTGATCGTTACCGTGTCTCATCACTTGAGTACAAGGGTAGCCTATCCGTGGAGGTGGACACGCTTGACGCGATTTTGTTTGAATATTGA
- a CDS encoding Class I SAM-dependent methyltransferase, whose protein sequence is MKDIRIFTVTDFLNAFDAPAEDTYFVQEEIARHDFRYRRLEQDERDTLILSVLRSLDSFNQVGEHRHPIWEMAWGEIAERYAASKNDLAALEPSFISKSTHIRLQGDYALPLTTGFEFNYFRVLRRWLFVKYLAKFQRVWEFGCGSGFNLAALAQLAPEKELVGLDWAYSAVDLINHVAKFHGFRLQGRHFDLFHPDPVLHLEKNTAVMTFCALEQIGEGFQQFLDWLIERRPGLVIHMEPIADFYNSESLYDNIAFRYHQGRKYLQGYLPSLRKLMDARQIELIKSHRLGMGSLYHEGYSLLIWRPM, encoded by the coding sequence ATGAAGGATATCCGTATCTTTACTGTTACTGATTTTCTGAATGCTTTTGATGCCCCTGCGGAAGATACATATTTTGTTCAAGAAGAAATAGCACGACATGATTTTCGCTATCGGCGATTAGAGCAAGACGAGCGCGATACTTTAATCCTGTCGGTGCTACGTTCATTGGACAGTTTTAATCAAGTAGGCGAACACCGCCACCCTATTTGGGAAATGGCTTGGGGTGAGATAGCGGAACGTTATGCTGCCAGTAAAAATGATCTAGCGGCTTTAGAGCCAAGCTTTATTAGTAAATCAACCCATATCCGGTTGCAAGGTGATTACGCTCTACCATTGACAACAGGGTTTGAGTTTAATTATTTTCGTGTGCTGCGGCGATGGTTATTTGTTAAATATTTAGCCAAATTTCAGCGAGTTTGGGAATTTGGTTGCGGCAGCGGCTTCAATTTGGCTGCTTTGGCGCAGCTGGCACCGGAGAAGGAATTAGTTGGGCTAGACTGGGCATATTCTGCAGTAGATCTTATTAATCACGTAGCGAAATTTCATGGCTTTCGGTTACAAGGACGGCATTTTGATTTATTCCATCCGGATCCGGTACTGCACTTAGAAAAAAACACCGCAGTTATGACTTTTTGTGCGTTGGAACAAATCGGCGAAGGCTTTCAACAATTTCTTGACTGGCTTATTGAACGCCGTCCAGGTTTAGTTATCCATATGGAGCCAATAGCAGATTTTTATAATTCAGAGAGCTTGTATGATAATATAGCTTTTCGTTATCATCAAGGCCGCAAGTATCTTCAAGGTTATCTCCCTAGTTTACGAAAGCTAATGGATGCCAGGCAAATCGAATTAATTAAATCCCACCGTCTAGGTATGGGTAGTTTATATCATGAGGGTTATTCGTTATTGATTTGGCGACCGATGTAG
- a CDS encoding GDP-L-fucose synthase — MFYQNKICLVTGGSGFVGTHMVKALLETGARVHAVVHNRPMIIHDPSVEIRIADLTNQQECRRALEGVEIVFHCAGAVSAAGVTASNPMSAITTNLTLTANVLEAAWAAKTARVQIFGSSTGYPVSEHPIREDEMWNGPTHPSYFGYGWMRRYLERMGEFVHQKSSTKIVLVRPTATYGRFDDFNLATSHVIPALIRKAVDKMTPFEVWGTGDEIRDFLHVEDLVRGCLLATEKMPTCEPINIGYGKVATVREIVGYILEAAGHDVEVIFDTSKPTTIPKRMVDCSKARETLGFEPTISLRDGLIDTVHWYLNRITSGMKS; from the coding sequence ATGTTTTATCAAAATAAGATATGTTTGGTAACCGGTGGATCGGGTTTTGTCGGCACACACATGGTCAAGGCCCTACTAGAAACGGGTGCGCGGGTGCATGCCGTCGTACACAATCGCCCGATGATTATTCATGATCCGAGTGTTGAAATACGAATCGCCGACTTGACCAATCAGCAGGAATGCCGCCGCGCCCTAGAAGGCGTCGAGATCGTTTTTCATTGCGCCGGCGCGGTCTCCGCCGCAGGAGTCACAGCCAGTAATCCCATGTCGGCGATTACCACCAATTTAACCTTAACTGCCAATGTGTTAGAGGCAGCTTGGGCGGCGAAAACCGCGCGGGTACAAATCTTTGGCTCGTCTACTGGTTATCCGGTATCCGAACATCCCATCCGTGAGGATGAAATGTGGAATGGGCCTACTCATCCTTCCTATTTCGGCTATGGCTGGATGCGTCGTTATCTGGAGCGCATGGGGGAATTTGTTCATCAAAAATCCAGCACTAAAATCGTCTTGGTTCGCCCGACGGCTACTTATGGTCGTTTTGACGATTTCAATCTAGCAACCAGTCATGTAATTCCCGCGCTCATTCGCAAGGCTGTGGACAAGATGACTCCCTTCGAAGTATGGGGTACCGGTGACGAAATTCGGGATTTTTTGCATGTTGAAGATTTAGTGCGTGGCTGTCTATTGGCCACGGAAAAAATGCCAACCTGCGAGCCGATCAATATCGGCTACGGCAAGGTTGCCACCGTCCGCGAAATTGTTGGATACATACTTGAAGCTGCGGGGCACGATGTCGAGGTTATATTTGATACCAGCAAGCCAACTACGATCCCTAAACGTATGGTTGATTGCAGTAAAGCTAGGGAAACGCTTGGATTCGAGCCGACGATATCTCTACGTGACGGCTTAATCGATACGGTACATTGGTATTTGAATCGAATTACTTCAGGCATGAAATCATGA
- a CDS encoding Transket_pyr domain-containing protein yields the protein MRKQFKQTVLDLAEHDDRITIILGDVSVYVFNDFRQRYPERFHNMGICENTLISVAAGLSSQGLIPFVHTIAPFLTERSYEQIKLDLCYNHFGGNIISCGASFDYAWDGATHHAYTDLAILRMLPGCEVLQPGTIKELNALLRSQYANGQPTYFRLSDHPHTIDTGEIRFGKGMVLKHGSDVTVMTAGPLLGNVLEAVRDLNVNLVYFHTIKPIDHELIQAFADTRILVVHDAFGLREAINEVPGLRTWYHGLPDVFCGWYGTLHDIHAKLGLDVSGIHTAVEWLLSVSATRDNSHVLSK from the coding sequence ATGAGAAAACAGTTTAAACAGACTGTGCTGGATCTCGCTGAACATGATGATCGCATTACCATCATTCTTGGCGACGTGAGTGTTTATGTATTCAATGATTTTCGTCAGCGTTATCCTGAACGCTTTCATAATATGGGCATCTGCGAGAATACGTTAATTAGCGTTGCGGCGGGCTTGAGTTCGCAAGGATTAATTCCCTTTGTGCATACCATCGCACCATTCCTTACCGAACGCAGCTATGAACAAATCAAATTAGATTTGTGCTACAACCATTTCGGGGGCAATATTATTTCTTGCGGTGCTTCCTTTGATTACGCCTGGGACGGCGCCACCCATCATGCCTACACGGATTTAGCTATTTTACGGATGTTGCCAGGGTGCGAAGTATTGCAGCCGGGAACAATCAAAGAATTGAACGCGCTGCTGCGCAGTCAATATGCTAATGGTCAACCAACCTATTTCCGTCTGTCTGATCATCCGCATACCATCGATACTGGTGAAATCCGTTTTGGCAAGGGAATGGTGCTCAAACACGGAAGCGACGTGACAGTAATGACCGCTGGCCCATTGCTTGGTAACGTGCTGGAAGCAGTGCGCGATCTGAACGTCAATCTGGTGTACTTTCACACCATAAAACCAATTGACCACGAATTGATACAGGCATTTGCCGACACCCGCATCCTAGTTGTGCATGACGCCTTCGGATTGCGTGAGGCCATTAACGAGGTGCCCGGCCTGCGTACCTGGTATCACGGGCTGCCGGACGTCTTTTGCGGTTGGTACGGTACCTTACATGACATTCACGCCAAGCTTGGCTTGGATGTTTCTGGTATTCACACTGCCGTCGAATGGCTGCTATCGGTTTCAGCAACCAGAGATAATTCTCATGTTTTATCAAAATAA
- a CDS encoding transketolase has protein sequence MQPACADIRKNILRIARESGHGHIPTCFSIVEILHSVYGVMKHDPNIPDWNQRDIFVLSKGHAALAHYCVLAHHGYFPIERVFTFGAFMSDFGCHADHAKISGIEVSTGSLGHGIGVAVGIALAFKIQKLPRRVFVLIGDGESNEGTVWEAIMVAVNQRLNNLTIIYDDNRSHARGLQIFEPEAHFQGFGCEVVAVAGHDLKALSETFQQLSQQVKVIVAHTIKGYGCTTLANNHYEWHRRSPNNQEFAILMRELDEKTV, from the coding sequence ATGCAGCCAGCTTGTGCTGACATCAGAAAAAACATTTTACGGATAGCCAGGGAAAGTGGTCATGGCCATATTCCGACCTGCTTCTCCATTGTTGAAATTCTTCATTCCGTTTATGGCGTGATGAAACACGATCCGAATATTCCCGATTGGAATCAGCGGGACATCTTTGTCTTAAGTAAAGGCCATGCGGCACTTGCTCATTATTGTGTATTAGCCCACCATGGGTATTTTCCAATCGAAAGAGTTTTTACCTTCGGAGCATTCATGTCGGATTTTGGATGCCATGCGGATCACGCTAAAATTTCCGGCATTGAGGTTTCGACAGGTTCACTAGGTCATGGAATTGGTGTGGCGGTTGGCATTGCTTTGGCATTTAAAATACAAAAGTTACCTCGTCGGGTGTTTGTTCTTATTGGCGATGGTGAATCAAATGAGGGAACGGTTTGGGAAGCAATCATGGTCGCAGTTAATCAAAGATTGAATAACTTAACAATTATCTATGATGACAATCGATCCCATGCCCGGGGGTTGCAAATATTTGAACCCGAAGCACACTTTCAAGGTTTTGGCTGCGAGGTGGTCGCGGTTGCCGGTCATGATTTGAAGGCACTGAGCGAAACGTTTCAACAGCTTAGTCAACAGGTGAAAGTAATTGTAGCCCATACGATCAAAGGGTATGGTTGCACAACATTAGCTAATAATCATTATGAATGGCATCGGCGGTCACCGAATAATCAAGAATTTGCAATCCTGATGAGAGAACTGGATGAGAAAACAGTTTAA
- a CDS encoding Crotonobetainyl-CoA--carnitine CoA-transferase, producing MKTEKHDAIVLSSVSEKNIQKEFCALLKKTPLPDDELLPNLGLYLTSKSLARIIFFHEIYQKIINTHGVIMEFGVRWGQTISLLSALRGIFEPFNRHRKIIGFDTFEGFKGMNEKDGVNCRCIDGSFSVSSEYETYLARLIELQDALNPVSHLKKYELVKGDAAQTIPEYFARHPETIVSLAIFDFDIHAPTKIALEAIKPRLFKGSVLVFDELCDDIFPGETIALLETMNLAGLRIQRYPAASRISFAVLE from the coding sequence ATGAAAACAGAAAAACATGATGCTATCGTACTTTCTAGTGTAAGTGAAAAAAATATTCAAAAAGAGTTCTGTGCTTTACTCAAGAAAACTCCTTTACCTGATGACGAACTACTACCAAATTTAGGATTATATCTGACCTCTAAGTCACTAGCACGAATAATTTTTTTTCATGAGATTTATCAAAAAATCATCAATACTCACGGCGTCATCATGGAGTTTGGAGTACGCTGGGGACAGACTATTTCTTTATTGTCGGCATTGCGAGGAATATTTGAGCCATTTAATCGTCATCGAAAAATTATTGGTTTTGATACTTTTGAGGGATTTAAGGGAATGAATGAAAAAGATGGTGTAAATTGTCGTTGCATTGATGGCTCTTTTTCAGTATCGAGTGAGTACGAGACCTATCTAGCGCGGCTCATCGAACTCCAGGATGCGTTGAATCCTGTTTCTCACCTTAAAAAATACGAGCTGGTCAAAGGAGATGCGGCACAGACAATTCCCGAATATTTCGCACGCCATCCAGAAACTATTGTATCCTTAGCGATATTTGATTTTGATATTCATGCTCCAACTAAAATTGCTTTGGAAGCCATCAAGCCCAGATTATTCAAGGGAAGTGTATTAGTGTTTGACGAATTATGTGATGATATATTTCCTGGTGAAACTATCGCACTTCTTGAAACCATGAATTTAGCTGGTCTTAGAATTCAACGCTATCCTGCGGCGTCACGTATTTCTTTCGCAGTTTTGGAATAG
- a CDS encoding Epimerase domain-containing protein: MSLHGKKILVAGATGMVGTAILARLLYHDSDLLIRACYHHTEPFFLNPRIEYVKSNIASQEECSRIGMGCDCAVMAAARTSGVGTLTAQPWQQINDNLFMNANLLQGLAMSNMRRLVFIGSATLYQPFDGHIRENQLDLNQNPPDAYTGIGWVTRFNEKLCEFWHRQSGMDIMIIRASNVFGPFARFNPQTSNFIPAIIRKAVDRMDPFEIWGSPEVTRDVIHADDFARAVVLMLERDDIHFDVFNIGSGVQTTVDDVVTWALKYADYTPSRIQYNDQRPTTAAFRALDCSKARSKLDWIPQISIDAGIKNTLEWWQENKNWWNK, translated from the coding sequence ATGTCATTGCATGGAAAAAAAATATTAGTGGCAGGAGCAACTGGAATGGTTGGTACTGCCATTTTAGCCCGGCTTCTTTATCATGATTCCGATTTATTAATTCGAGCATGTTATCATCACACAGAACCATTTTTTTTGAACCCGCGAATAGAATACGTTAAATCAAACATCGCCTCACAGGAAGAATGCAGTCGTATTGGGATGGGCTGTGATTGCGCCGTAATGGCGGCTGCTCGTACTTCAGGTGTCGGCACATTAACCGCTCAACCATGGCAACAGATTAATGACAATTTGTTCATGAACGCAAATTTATTGCAAGGTTTAGCCATGTCAAATATGCGACGACTCGTATTTATCGGCTCCGCGACATTGTATCAGCCGTTTGATGGACATATCCGAGAAAATCAGCTTGATCTGAATCAAAATCCTCCCGATGCTTATACGGGAATCGGCTGGGTCACTCGATTTAACGAAAAATTATGCGAATTCTGGCATCGACAATCCGGCATGGATATCATGATTATCCGTGCGTCTAATGTTTTTGGGCCATTCGCTCGTTTCAATCCTCAAACCTCTAATTTTATTCCTGCCATTATTCGTAAGGCGGTCGATCGAATGGATCCATTTGAAATTTGGGGTAGCCCAGAGGTTACAAGAGATGTGATTCATGCTGACGATTTTGCACGCGCGGTGGTATTAATGTTAGAACGAGATGACATCCATTTCGATGTTTTCAATATTGGTTCAGGGGTTCAGACAACAGTTGATGATGTTGTCACATGGGCGCTCAAGTATGCGGACTATACTCCATCCCGCATTCAATATAATGACCAACGTCCAACAACGGCCGCTTTTCGCGCGCTGGATTGCTCGAAAGCCCGCAGCAAACTAGATTGGATACCACAGATAAGCATTGATGCAGGAATAAAAAATACACTTGAATGGTGGCAAGAAAATAAAAATTGGTGGAATAAATGA
- a CDS encoding GDP-4-dehydro-6-deoxy-D-mannose reductase encodes MKTLITGITGMVGSHLADFLLENTDWEIFGMCRWRSPLDNIEHLIDRANRQDRIHFIDGDLCDYVSLINAVEKSRPDYVFHLAAQSYPLNSFTSPLHTLDTNILGTERLLEALRRCSEIDPIIHVCSSSEVFGRVPREKLPIDEECSFHPASPYAISKTGADLIGRFHAEAYSQKVLVTRMFTHTGPRRGDVFAESSFAKQIAMIEQGLIPPVVKTGNLQSLRTWSDVRDAVRAYYLLVTINPVPGAYYNIGGTFSCSVADMLEYLISISTCRDSIQVEIEQTRLRPLDADLQVPNTKKFQAHTGWKPAIPFEKTMLDLLDYWRNRVKFSASRLVR; translated from the coding sequence ATGAAAACACTAATCACCGGCATTACCGGTATGGTCGGATCACATCTTGCAGATTTTTTATTGGAGAATACCGATTGGGAAATTTTTGGGATGTGTCGATGGCGTAGCCCTCTGGATAATATTGAACATCTCATTGACCGTGCAAATCGTCAAGATCGCATCCACTTCATCGATGGAGATCTTTGTGATTATGTATCTCTTATTAACGCCGTTGAAAAATCCCGCCCTGATTATGTATTTCACCTTGCGGCTCAAAGTTATCCGTTAAACAGTTTTACTTCTCCTCTCCATACCCTTGACACCAATATCCTGGGCACGGAAAGACTCCTTGAAGCGTTACGCCGTTGTTCAGAAATCGATCCCATCATACACGTCTGCTCCTCGTCGGAAGTTTTCGGCAGAGTACCACGAGAAAAATTACCTATTGATGAAGAATGCTCTTTTCATCCAGCGTCACCTTATGCCATCTCCAAAACAGGAGCAGATTTAATAGGTAGATTTCACGCCGAGGCTTACAGTCAAAAGGTATTGGTCACTCGCATGTTTACTCATACGGGTCCACGGCGCGGCGACGTATTCGCGGAATCTTCCTTTGCCAAACAAATCGCCATGATTGAACAAGGACTCATCCCACCAGTGGTAAAAACCGGAAATCTCCAGTCGTTGCGTACTTGGTCTGATGTCCGCGACGCAGTTAGAGCCTATTATTTGCTGGTCACGATTAATCCAGTTCCAGGCGCTTATTACAATATTGGTGGCACGTTTTCATGTTCCGTAGCGGATATGCTCGAATATCTCATTTCAATTTCAACGTGCCGTGATAGCATTCAGGTGGAAATTGAGCAGACTCGATTAAGGCCATTGGATGCCGATCTGCAAGTTCCTAATACGAAAAAATTCCAGGCACACACCGGATGGAAGCCAGCAATTCCGTTTGAAAAAACGATGCTGGATTTGCTGGATTATTGGCGCAATCGAGTAAAATTTAGCGCGTCGCGTTTAGTACGGTAG
- a CDS encoding D-glycero-alpha-D-manno-heptose 1-phosphate guanylyltransferase, which produces MIINKKYPQEAVILAGGLGTRLRPIVNDCPKCLAKIHGRPFITYLMDQIADAGISRVILCVGYMEAMMKTVLGSCYRSMELLYSTEQYPLGTGGALRLALSLLQTDSVIVMNGDSFCDLDLSEMFTVHKTRSAKLSIAVTSIDDVGRYGKVSMNSLGQITKFEEKGCYSGDGYINSGIYVINQEIIIKMIPAEQSVSLEKTIFPTMIDYGLYGFLTQGKFIDIGIPVDYFRAQNFFEKYSK; this is translated from the coding sequence TTGATTATAAATAAAAAATATCCCCAAGAGGCAGTAATTCTGGCTGGTGGACTAGGCACTCGACTTCGTCCGATAGTCAATGATTGTCCAAAATGTTTAGCTAAAATACACGGACGCCCATTCATTACCTATCTCATGGACCAAATTGCCGACGCTGGCATCTCTCGTGTTATATTATGTGTTGGTTATATGGAAGCAATGATGAAAACGGTATTAGGTTCTTGTTATCGATCCATGGAACTCCTTTACTCGACGGAACAATATCCACTAGGAACAGGAGGAGCCTTGCGTCTGGCTTTATCGCTATTGCAGACCGATTCAGTGATTGTCATGAATGGGGATTCTTTTTGTGATCTCGATTTAAGCGAAATGTTCACTGTTCATAAAACAAGAAGCGCAAAATTATCGATTGCCGTAACTTCAATAGATGATGTGGGTCGCTATGGAAAAGTATCTATGAATAGTTTAGGACAAATAACCAAATTTGAAGAAAAAGGTTGTTACTCCGGTGATGGTTATATAAATTCAGGCATTTATGTTATAAATCAGGAAATCATAATAAAGATGATACCTGCTGAACAGTCAGTGTCTCTTGAAAAAACAATTTTTCCAACCATGATAGATTATGGACTATATGGTTTTTTAACGCAGGGAAAATTTATCGACATTGGCATTCCGGTGGATTATTTCCGTGCTCAAAATTTCTTTGAAAAATATTCCAAATGA
- the rnpA gene encoding RNase P protein component, protein MARIGFPRTRRLFRSAQFERVFAQPQKAGVSGLTVLACLNDRTYPRLGLIVSKRSTRSAVARNRIKRLSREVFRHLQDRLGGVDFIVMSRPGLTERDNPTLAGLLSKCLLDAANRCGRS, encoded by the coding sequence ATGGCCAGGATTGGCTTTCCCAGGACGCGGCGGCTTTTCAGGTCGGCACAGTTTGAACGGGTTTTCGCGCAACCTCAGAAGGCGGGGGTGTCCGGTTTAACGGTACTGGCGTGCCTAAATGATCGCACTTATCCGCGTCTAGGTTTGATCGTTTCCAAGCGAAGCACCCGATCTGCTGTTGCCCGTAACCGTATCAAGCGGTTGAGCCGAGAAGTCTTCCGCCATCTCCAGGACCGCCTGGGGGGGGTGGATTTTATCGTTATGTCCCGTCCCGGGCTAACAGAGCGGGATAATCCCACACTTGCTGGACTGCTCTCCAAATGCCTCCTTGACGCCGCGAACCGATGCGGAAGATCCTAA